A DNA window from bacterium contains the following coding sequences:
- a CDS encoding methyltransferase domain-containing protein, with the protein MSYLDATNNVYKDAALNPNQGLCCTTTPVWQLPDLKVPRKMLEMNYGCGSTVNPRDLVNDPTILYVGVGGGMELLQFSYFSRRPQGVIGVDIVPEMVAACKENLHDAAKVNSWFRPEFIDLRRGSALDLPIVANSVDVAAQNCLFNIFKMDDLKRALQEMYRVLKPYGRLVLSDPVCDHTIPDNLREDAKLRALCLSGSMTLSDYIRTITDIGFGTIEVRARRPYRILDPGHYETDEIIHIESVEICAIKDPMPQDGPCVFTGRTAIYFGNEEYFDDRKGHVLNYNQPLAVCDKTAKALLSLHRSDIYVSESTYFYDGGGCC; encoded by the coding sequence ATGAGTTATCTCGATGCAACGAACAATGTTTACAAAGATGCCGCGCTGAATCCGAACCAAGGGCTTTGCTGCACGACCACGCCCGTATGGCAGTTGCCCGATCTGAAAGTTCCGCGGAAAATGCTGGAAATGAATTATGGCTGCGGCAGTACCGTTAATCCCCGCGATCTGGTGAACGATCCGACGATCCTATATGTCGGAGTCGGCGGCGGCATGGAACTGCTCCAGTTTTCTTATTTCAGCCGCAGGCCCCAGGGCGTGATCGGTGTGGATATTGTTCCGGAGATGGTCGCCGCGTGCAAAGAGAATCTGCACGATGCGGCTAAGGTGAACTCGTGGTTTCGGCCGGAATTTATTGACCTGCGCCGCGGCAGTGCGCTTGACCTGCCGATTGTGGCCAACAGCGTGGATGTCGCCGCACAAAATTGTCTGTTCAATATTTTTAAGATGGATGATCTTAAACGGGCTTTGCAGGAAATGTACCGCGTTCTGAAACCGTACGGCCGCTTGGTTTTGTCCGATCCGGTGTGCGATCACACGATCCCGGATAACCTGCGGGAAGACGCCAAGCTGCGCGCGCTGTGCCTGAGCGGTTCCATGACGCTCAGCGATTATATCCGAACGATCACGGACATCGGTTTCGGTACGATCGAGGTTCGTGCCCGCCGGCCTTACCGTATTCTGGATCCGGGACATTATGAAACGGACGAGATCATTCACATCGAAAGCGTCGAAATTTGCGCGATTAAAGATCCTATGCCGCAGGACGGGCCGTGTGTTTTCACCGGACGAACGGCGATCTATTTCGGCAATGAAGAATATTTTGACGACCGAAAAGGACATGTACTGAATTATAATCAGCCGTTAGCTGTTTGTGACAAAACGGCCAAGGCATTATTATCTCTGCACCGGAGCGATATCTATGTCTCCGAATCGACTTATTTTTATGACGGCGGCGGATGCTGCTGA
- the rpmG gene encoding 50S ribosomal protein L33, whose translation MAKGKGNRIVVTLECTECKNSGLPGVSRYTTEKNKKNTTDRLEVKKYCRVERKHTLHKETR comes from the coding sequence ATGGCAAAAGGCAAAGGCAATCGAATCGTAGTAACACTGGAGTGCACCGAGTGTAAGAACAGCGGGCTTCCGGGCGTGTCGCGTTATACGACAGAGAAAAACAAAAAAAATACGACCGACCGGTTGGAAGTTAAAAAATACTGCCGCGTCGAACGTAAGCACACGCTGCATAAAGAAACACGTTAA
- a CDS encoding inorganic phosphate transporter, with the protein MLYLILIAAFFLAYSNGANDNFKGVATLFGSGTTDYRKAIRWATLTTALGSVASLFVAEILIKNFSGKGLVPDAVVMTPEFAAAVALGGAGTVMLATLIGMPISTTHGLVGALAGCGVVAVGYQFNFGKLGDVFILPLIASPLLAAGLSYGTYILFRHVRKSTGIAKSSCACIGEENPEYVLQSSGQAAVINNPSRPMTVHINSTEFCKEQYVGSVIGVSVQSLLNSAHFVTAGIVCFARGLNDTPKMAGLLLLAGALSPNQNVLLITLAVVLGGWLNARKVAETMSKKITAMNDGQGFTANLVTSLLVTTASFHGLPVSTTHVSVGSLFGIGAATGESNLKVIRTILLSWILTLPVAAVISATVYWSLVHFL; encoded by the coding sequence ATGCTCTACCTTATTCTGATCGCCGCTTTCTTTTTAGCTTATTCGAACGGCGCAAACGATAATTTTAAAGGCGTGGCCACACTATTTGGCAGCGGTACAACGGATTACCGCAAAGCAATTCGTTGGGCGACACTGACGACGGCATTAGGATCGGTCGCGTCCTTATTCGTTGCCGAAATCCTTATTAAAAATTTTTCCGGTAAAGGATTAGTTCCGGACGCCGTCGTGATGACGCCGGAATTTGCGGCGGCGGTCGCATTGGGAGGAGCGGGCACGGTGATGCTTGCTACGCTGATCGGAATGCCGATTTCGACCACGCATGGCCTGGTAGGCGCATTGGCGGGATGCGGCGTCGTTGCAGTCGGATATCAATTTAACTTCGGAAAGTTAGGCGATGTTTTTATTCTTCCGCTTATCGCAAGTCCGCTGCTCGCGGCCGGATTGAGTTACGGTACTTATATCTTATTTCGACATGTGAGAAAATCAACAGGAATTGCTAAATCCAGCTGCGCCTGCATCGGGGAGGAAAATCCGGAGTACGTTCTCCAATCATCCGGCCAGGCAGCCGTGATCAATAACCCTTCGCGGCCGATGACTGTACATATTAATTCTACTGAATTTTGCAAAGAACAATACGTGGGATCTGTGATTGGCGTCAGCGTTCAATCGCTATTAAACTCAGCGCATTTTGTTACGGCCGGTATCGTATGTTTTGCAAGAGGACTCAACGATACGCCGAAAATGGCCGGCCTCCTTTTGCTCGCGGGCGCGCTAAGCCCGAATCAGAATGTCCTATTGATCACTCTGGCTGTCGTACTCGGGGGTTGGCTGAACGCGCGCAAAGTTGCCGAGACGATGAGCAAAAAAATTACCGCGATGAACGATGGGCAAGGGTTTACTGCAAATCTGGTCACGTCCCTGCTCGTTACCACCGCAAGTTTTCACGGACTACCGGTTTCGACTACGCACGTATCCGTAGGCTCCCTTTTTGGGATTGGAGCAGCAACCGGTGAATCTAATCTAAAAGTCATTCGTACTATTTTGTTGTCCTGGATACTTACGCTTCCCGTTGCGGCCGTTATAAGCGCAACCGTGTATTGGAGCCTTGTCCACTTTCTATGA
- a CDS encoding GNAT family N-acetyltransferase: MISPIINSNLQELSSVFRVRLRDPGSSDASLIFRWRNENALQAHQPLVYLSLDHIQSDIEKTSNNNLPNYARDRFQWIIERLSDSEPLGWMTLSIRTWEHQIGEIGYSISEAYHGQGYGFEALQIMLQKAFCEAHLYRVEAKCSVENPASYKLLEKVGFKKEGILREYFNIRGKRYDHFMYSVLRSEYINR; this comes from the coding sequence ATGATAAGCCCTATTATAAATAGCAATTTACAGGAGCTCTCGTCGGTTTTTCGCGTGCGATTACGCGATCCGGGAAGTTCCGATGCCTCCTTGATCTTCCGGTGGCGTAACGAAAACGCGTTACAGGCTCACCAGCCTTTGGTTTATTTAAGCCTGGATCATATACAATCGGACATAGAGAAAACATCCAATAATAATCTACCGAATTATGCACGTGATCGATTTCAATGGATTATCGAAAGGTTATCCGACTCGGAACCGCTGGGCTGGATGACCTTGAGCATTCGAACATGGGAACATCAGATTGGCGAGATCGGCTACAGTATTTCTGAAGCCTATCACGGACAGGGTTACGGTTTTGAAGCGCTGCAAATTATGCTGCAAAAGGCTTTTTGCGAAGCCCACCTGTACCGTGTTGAAGCTAAATGTTCCGTCGAAAATCCCGCATCGTACAAATTACTGGAGAAAGTCGGATTCAAAAAGGAGGGTATACTCCGAGAATATTTCAATATCCGCGGCAAACGTTATGATCATTTTATGTATAGTGTTCTGAGATCGGAGTATATTAATCGTTAA
- a CDS encoding DUF547 domain-containing protein yields the protein MTIVAQPSVSQVSHETWNAILQKNVSASGNVNYREMLKDRTALDSYLKLLSDNSPKADWTSNERKAYWINAYNAFTISLILQNYPVKSIKDIGGFFKSPWDIEFINIGGTPYTLNHIEHEILRKEFDDPRIHFAIVCASRSCPNLRNEAFDASPLDKQLDEQATAFINDNTKNEFASRAIKVSKIFDWFEKDFIKKGSLIDFLNKYSRVRIDRSASVSYSSYDWNLNE from the coding sequence ATGACGATCGTTGCTCAGCCATCGGTGAGTCAGGTTTCCCATGAGACTTGGAATGCCATTCTCCAAAAAAATGTCTCGGCTTCAGGAAATGTGAATTACCGTGAGATGTTAAAAGACAGAACTGCTTTAGATTCGTATCTCAAGTTACTCAGTGATAATTCTCCTAAAGCCGATTGGACGAGCAATGAACGCAAAGCGTATTGGATCAACGCGTATAACGCATTTACGATCAGTCTGATTCTTCAGAACTATCCGGTTAAAAGCATTAAAGATATAGGCGGTTTTTTTAAGTCTCCTTGGGATATCGAATTCATAAATATCGGCGGCACACCCTACACGCTCAACCATATTGAGCACGAGATATTGCGAAAGGAGTTCGACGATCCGCGTATTCATTTTGCGATCGTGTGCGCGTCGCGGTCTTGTCCGAATCTGCGGAATGAAGCCTTCGATGCTTCACCATTGGATAAACAGCTTGATGAACAAGCTACGGCATTCATCAATGATAATACTAAAAACGAGTTTGCTTCCCGCGCCATTAAGGTCTCAAAAATCTTCGACTGGTTCGAAAAAGATTTTATAAAAAAGGGAAGTCTGATTGATTTCCTGAATAAGTATTCGCGGGTCAGGATTGATCGGTCGGCATCGGTGTCCTATTCAAGCTACGACTGGAATCTCAATGAGTAG
- a CDS encoding Trm112 family protein → MLNKDLLKILACPVCKLPVTEVNHSLICTNALCRRRYDIKDNIPVMLIDGSEVMSEASYREALQS, encoded by the coding sequence ATGCTCAATAAAGATTTACTTAAAATCTTAGCCTGTCCTGTTTGCAAACTACCCGTAACAGAAGTTAATCATTCTCTGATCTGCACGAATGCGCTATGCAGAAGACGGTATGACATAAAAGACAATATTCCGGTCATGCTGATCGACGGCTCTGAAGTTATGAGCGAAGCATCCTATCGCGAAGCTCTACAATCCTAA
- a CDS encoding DUF3419 family protein, whose protein sequence is MELILLHSTMKMDYGNNGRMLMKKVKDQIELFKLVFTHNWEDPEADRAALKIRNNDAILAITSGGCNVLGFLLSDPEIIYSIDINPAQSWLLELKIAAIRSLGFDDFIRFAGLKEHGNRLNLYEKMKPFLSKEALLFWNGQELLTKGFLMNGKYERFIRLAGKFINVLQGKRRVIGLFKEKSREEQEAYFDTVWNTKRFHYLFKILFNKRMLAKRGLVADYFHFDDGSTSFAESFYNRSKKVFRDIPLKGNYFLSLYLLGKYTNDNEVPDYLKRENFELIKSRVDRIKIITADAQGWLDSMSAESINCFALSNICELMSKKDTHRLFSAVFRTARKNSRIIFRNLMIPREVPEDLRYSIVKDETLSKEIQFNDRSFVYGKVAAYTINKE, encoded by the coding sequence ATGGAATTGATATTGCTCCATTCTACAATGAAAATGGATTATGGTAACAATGGACGGATGCTTATGAAAAAAGTAAAAGACCAGATAGAATTATTTAAGTTAGTGTTTACCCATAATTGGGAAGACCCCGAAGCCGACCGTGCCGCATTGAAAATAAGAAACAATGACGCAATATTGGCAATTACATCAGGAGGATGTAATGTGCTTGGCTTTCTATTATCTGATCCTGAAATTATTTACAGTATTGATATTAACCCAGCTCAATCCTGGTTATTGGAATTAAAAATTGCAGCCATACGATCTCTTGGGTTTGATGATTTCATCAGATTTGCTGGGTTAAAAGAGCACGGCAACAGACTGAATTTATACGAAAAGATGAAGCCTTTTTTAAGTAAAGAAGCGCTTCTATTCTGGAATGGACAAGAGCTTTTAACGAAGGGATTTTTAATGAATGGCAAGTATGAGCGGTTTATACGTCTGGCAGGTAAATTCATTAATGTATTGCAAGGAAAAAGAAGAGTAATAGGTTTATTCAAAGAAAAATCCAGAGAAGAACAGGAAGCTTATTTTGACACAGTATGGAATACGAAACGCTTTCATTACCTGTTCAAGATCTTATTTAATAAACGAATGTTGGCTAAACGTGGCTTGGTAGCTGATTATTTTCATTTTGATGATGGGAGCACATCATTTGCCGAAAGTTTTTATAACCGCTCAAAAAAAGTATTCAGGGATATTCCTTTAAAAGGAAATTATTTTTTGTCGCTATACCTCTTAGGCAAATATACTAATGACAATGAAGTGCCGGACTATTTAAAAAGAGAAAACTTTGAATTAATAAAATCAAGGGTTGACAGGATAAAGATTATTACGGCGGATGCGCAAGGCTGGCTGGATTCTATGTCGGCTGAAAGCATAAACTGTTTTGCATTATCCAATATATGCGAACTGATGAGTAAAAAAGACACGCACCGCTTATTTTCGGCCGTATTCCGAACTGCACGTAAAAACTCAAGGATCATTTTTCGTAACCTGATGATTCCGCGGGAAGTTCCTGAAGATTTGCGTTATTCAATAGTAAAAGATGAAACACTTAGCAAAGAAATCCAATTCAATGACCGATCTTTTGTATATGGGAAAGTCGCCGCTTATACTATTAATAAAGAATAA
- a CDS encoding radical SAM/Cys-rich domain protein: MKSLNAQGHQLSNVLYQLQILENRPIGEVQTKKFEQSLEQNGLYPLKPANLEILQVNLGKMCNQTCAHCHVDAGPDRKEIMSLKTMEHCIDALKRTPSIHTVDLTGGAPEMNPNFRWFVEEISKLNRKIIVRSNLTILVSNLQFSEYPEFFVKHKLTVIASLPCYTAENTDKQRGDGVFQKSIEALRTLNQLGYGQEGSRLELHLVYNPVGPSLPPDQEKLESDYKRILYDEFGVVFNHLYTITNMPISRFLDHLLQTGKYEAYMEKLVNAFNPAAAAGVMCRNTISVGWDGKLFDCDFNQMLELSFTNGSPRHIKEFNSDILNTRDIIIGQHCYGCTAGAGSSCQGSIV; this comes from the coding sequence ATGAAAAGTTTAAACGCACAGGGACATCAACTCAGCAATGTTTTGTATCAACTCCAAATTCTGGAGAACAGGCCGATCGGAGAAGTCCAGACGAAAAAATTTGAACAGAGTCTGGAACAAAACGGACTTTATCCGCTCAAACCTGCGAATCTGGAAATTCTCCAGGTAAATCTTGGCAAAATGTGTAATCAAACCTGCGCGCATTGCCACGTGGATGCCGGGCCTGATCGAAAAGAGATCATGAGCTTGAAAACCATGGAACATTGCATCGATGCTTTGAAAAGAACACCGTCCATTCACACGGTCGATCTTACCGGCGGCGCGCCTGAGATGAATCCGAATTTCCGATGGTTTGTCGAGGAAATTTCAAAACTCAATCGAAAAATTATTGTCAGAAGCAATTTAACCATCCTTGTGTCCAATCTGCAATTCAGTGAATATCCTGAATTCTTCGTTAAACATAAGCTGACCGTCATTGCGTCGCTTCCTTGTTATACCGCTGAAAATACGGACAAACAAAGAGGCGATGGTGTTTTCCAAAAATCAATTGAAGCGTTAAGAACTCTGAATCAGTTAGGATACGGCCAGGAAGGGAGCAGGCTTGAATTACATCTGGTGTATAACCCGGTTGGCCCGTCCCTGCCGCCCGATCAGGAAAAATTGGAATCCGATTACAAACGCATTTTGTACGATGAGTTCGGTGTTGTTTTCAATCATCTGTATACGATTACGAATATGCCCATCAGCCGGTTTCTCGATCATCTGCTTCAAACCGGCAAATACGAAGCCTATATGGAGAAATTAGTAAACGCATTTAATCCCGCAGCTGCGGCCGGAGTGATGTGCCGGAATACGATTTCCGTTGGATGGGATGGAAAACTTTTTGACTGTGATTTTAATCAGATGCTGGAACTGTCCTTTACGAACGGAAGCCCGAGACATATTAAAGAATTCAACTCAGATATTCTGAATACCCGGGATATTATCATCGGTCAACACTGTTATGGCTGCACAGCCGGCGCAGGATCAAGCTGCCAGGGCTCCATCGTTTAG
- a CDS encoding ABC transporter ATP-binding protein → MLKALNISKSYGKREILNNISFAIGPGTLNAVVGENGVGKSTLLKILIGELSADKGTVILNGKAGYCPQNPIIFSMLTIEENFNYFATAYGLNKQNKPLWIARRDSLMDQLGFRQYLYYRAEHLSGGTQQKLNLSIALLHEPDILILDEPYIAFDMATYQHFREMMYQLKDQRKCILLVTHLLNDPERFDNIFTLRKEGLQ, encoded by the coding sequence ATGCTAAAAGCTTTAAATATATCAAAGTCATACGGTAAAAGAGAAATACTGAATAACATATCTTTTGCTATCGGCCCAGGCACACTCAATGCAGTAGTTGGCGAAAATGGAGTCGGTAAATCCACATTGCTGAAGATCCTTATTGGCGAATTAAGCGCAGATAAAGGTACTGTTATTTTAAATGGCAAAGCTGGTTATTGTCCGCAGAATCCCATCATTTTTTCTATGCTTACTATAGAAGAAAATTTCAACTATTTCGCAACTGCCTACGGTTTGAACAAACAGAATAAGCCTCTGTGGATAGCGAGGCGGGATAGTTTGATGGATCAGCTTGGTTTCAGACAATACTTGTATTACCGAGCTGAGCATTTGAGCGGTGGAACTCAACAAAAACTAAATCTCTCCATAGCATTGCTGCACGAACCTGATATTCTGATACTTGATGAACCTTATATCGCTTTTGACATGGCGACATATCAACATTTCAGAGAAATGATGTATCAATTGAAAGATCAGCGGAAATGCATCCTGTTAGTTACACATTTATTAAATGATCCAGAAAGATTTGACAATATTTTTACTTTAAGAAAAGAAGGTCTTCAATGA
- the merTP gene encoding mercuric transport protein MerTP, with protein MKKLMSIAGIAVISATAASFCCIVPVIALLAGIGGIASSFSWIEPLRPFLIVFAGFTLGAAWYLKLRPVKRQDCDCEVKPSFTQSKAFLTLITFLVLAALTFPYYSFVILPNQTSRSEFVKASDVITSKISIKGMTCAGCEENVLHAVRRLDGILKSEASFKNNEAHVEFDRTKTSLNHITDVITAAGYVVINTQTKAHE; from the coding sequence ATGAAGAAACTAATGTCTATTGCCGGGATCGCCGTCATCAGCGCGACTGCAGCATCTTTTTGCTGTATCGTTCCGGTCATTGCGTTACTTGCGGGAATCGGCGGCATAGCTTCCTCATTTTCGTGGATCGAGCCCTTGAGGCCTTTTCTTATTGTATTTGCCGGTTTCACGTTAGGCGCCGCCTGGTATTTAAAATTAAGGCCGGTTAAGCGGCAAGATTGTGACTGTGAAGTAAAACCGTCATTTACTCAATCAAAAGCATTCCTGACGCTCATAACTTTTTTGGTGTTGGCAGCTCTAACCTTCCCATATTATTCTTTTGTAATCTTACCAAATCAAACATCTCGATCAGAATTTGTCAAAGCATCGGATGTGATTACAAGTAAAATCTCAATTAAAGGGATGACATGCGCCGGGTGTGAAGAAAACGTACTGCATGCAGTTCGCCGTTTGGATGGGATCCTCAAATCCGAAGCATCATTCAAAAATAATGAAGCTCATGTAGAGTTTGACCGAACAAAAACATCTTTGAATCATATAACTGACGTCATTACCGCGGCTGGGTATGTGGTCATAAACACTCAAACAAAGGCGCACGAATGA
- a CDS encoding GNAT family N-acetyltransferase, whose translation MIEYRLATNNDNQQLVELTAASGMIGEISLRIDRKPDFFSLLKMRGQTKVFVALEGDTIIGFLCVSLQQVYVGEQIFPLHYVGDFKVAESFRNKGIGLQLCNELANYVVPTGADLAFLNVSKGNNKPFSFFKNRPGIPDFENIGIFKIHQFVGKKGKPLHPQYTIELSPISDEVIEFFDAHYCKYELGSVITKEKLEGTDIFAIRNKNKIIAAVCLIDTMHVKQNVVTRLSWKMKLLITVMNAISQVTGISKMPVLNEPVRMIYIKYLAVNNRDEQIVKLMINHVRNIVYERSYIFASIGLHEKDPYNKCFSGLLKVTFNSVGMLLSIKDNKTLIGKVKKGIPFQDYSLV comes from the coding sequence ATGATCGAATACCGATTAGCAACTAATAACGATAATCAGCAATTAGTTGAGCTAACTGCAGCTTCCGGTATGATAGGAGAAATATCACTGCGGATTGACCGCAAACCGGATTTTTTTAGCCTGCTGAAAATGCGGGGACAGACAAAAGTTTTTGTGGCATTGGAGGGTGATACAATTATCGGTTTTCTATGTGTTTCCCTGCAACAGGTGTATGTGGGGGAACAAATTTTTCCCCTTCACTATGTAGGCGATTTTAAGGTGGCAGAATCATTCAGAAATAAGGGAATTGGTTTACAGTTGTGTAATGAGCTTGCAAACTACGTTGTACCGACAGGAGCCGATCTTGCATTTCTCAATGTTTCAAAAGGAAACAATAAACCATTTTCGTTTTTTAAAAACAGACCCGGCATACCTGATTTTGAAAATATCGGGATCTTTAAAATTCACCAGTTTGTTGGAAAAAAAGGAAAGCCCCTGCATCCACAGTATACAATTGAATTATCACCCATATCAGATGAAGTAATTGAATTTTTTGATGCCCATTACTGCAAATATGAATTGGGAAGTGTTATCACGAAAGAAAAACTAGAAGGTACCGATATTTTTGCTATCAGGAATAAAAATAAGATCATAGCCGCGGTCTGTTTAATAGATACCATGCATGTAAAACAAAATGTGGTAACAAGGCTGTCATGGAAAATGAAACTCCTTATCACAGTTATGAATGCTATCAGCCAGGTAACCGGTATTTCAAAAATGCCTGTATTAAACGAACCGGTCCGGATGATCTATATAAAGTATTTAGCCGTGAATAACAGGGATGAACAGATCGTAAAATTAATGATCAATCATGTAAGGAATATCGTGTATGAAAGATCCTATATTTTTGCTTCGATCGGTTTGCATGAAAAAGACCCTTATAACAAGTGCTTTTCCGGTTTGTTGAAAGTGACTTTCAATTCTGTCGGGATGTTGCTGAGCATAAAAGACAACAAAACTCTTATAGGAAAAGTAAAAAAAGGAATACCGTTTCAAGATTATTCTTTAGTTTGA
- a CDS encoding long-chain fatty aldehyde decarbonylase, which yields MEKAIKEAMSIEEFNVISDVFSQAITGELIGMSNFATLAETIDDPHEKMEAVEHANSERMHAEDFIAYAKKTKLKIKINMNSEYWGNVRKQFLSYAQKKDFIACLIIQEVMLESFAVSMYTDVGNTLGGEAGKLFLSIADEEKEHLEHSSDLLRAELGKNPSVFLDKFEELHTNCMTILAEFTATTDLRGHCGVCNGDCMKGSMHHIGLNIISLRGNAMALYAQSLDNIGIPGEKSIIWIARLPA from the coding sequence ATGGAAAAAGCAATAAAAGAGGCAATGAGCATTGAAGAATTCAATGTCATTTCAGATGTTTTCTCCCAGGCTATCACAGGTGAGCTTATCGGAATGTCCAATTTTGCAACCCTGGCAGAAACAATTGATGACCCCCATGAAAAAATGGAAGCAGTAGAACACGCCAACAGTGAGCGGATGCATGCAGAAGATTTTATCGCCTATGCAAAGAAGACAAAATTGAAAATTAAAATCAATATGAATAGTGAGTATTGGGGTAATGTGCGCAAACAATTTTTGTCCTATGCTCAAAAAAAGGATTTTATTGCATGTCTTATCATACAAGAAGTAATGCTTGAATCATTTGCGGTATCAATGTACACCGATGTAGGTAATACATTGGGGGGTGAGGCTGGAAAACTTTTTCTCAGTATTGCTGATGAAGAAAAAGAACATCTCGAACACTCTTCCGATTTACTACGCGCAGAATTGGGAAAAAACCCTTCAGTATTCCTGGATAAGTTTGAAGAGCTGCATACAAATTGCATGACCATCCTCGCAGAATTTACTGCAACAACAGACCTTCGAGGACATTGTGGTGTGTGCAACGGAGACTGTATGAAAGGCTCCATGCATCATATAGGGCTTAACATTATAAGCTTACGGGGCAATGCAATGGCACTCTACGCACAGTCATTGGACAATATTGGAATACCAGGAGAAAAATCTATTATATGGATAGCCCGTCTACCAGCTTAG